GAGTGCGCCAAGCAGGCCAATCACCCAGATTACAAAAAGCGCAACCCGCACTACCCAAAGTATTGCTGCACCAAACGAAAAACCTACCGAAAAAAGTATAGCACCGGCGGCATACGATACGATCATAGACACGATGTGGAATAGCAGCGTTTGCCTCATTTGATAGCTTGCCTGATAGGTTTTGTTTTTTTGATACAGGGCAAAATAAGCAATAAGCCACCCTATAATGGTAAAATAACTGATGATGCCGGCTAATTTGCCATCATCGCTTGACGAATAGTTGCTCATAGTAAAGAAGGTAATTTTGAGTGATAATTAATTATTAAAGCTAACCATATTTTGATCAAAAGGATAGTTTAATCACAAATTATTCCACGGTTATTTCATCCGCAAAAATGTACGATTGGTTGCCTTTACTTTCATGCCAGTTAGGCAGTGCGCCATATTGTTTGGCTATTATTTTAATATAGCGGGTGTTTAAATTTAGCGGCGCAGTAAACTCCTGGGTTTGCGAATTTGTATCCTTAATATCTACCTTGGTATTCACGGTGGCTGCCAACTTATAATTCCTGCCATCGTCAGATACCCAATATTGAATATATTTAGGGAACACTATCCACGCATTGCTATCTTGTAATGTGCCAATACTGACTTGTTTTACAGGTTTTATGGCACCTATATCAATAATGGCTTCCAAATCTTTGCCCTGGTAGCCCTGCCAGTTGCCCACATGCCAGTTTGTTGTGCCATGGATGCCGTTGATAAGCGATTCGTCGCCTTTATCTGCATAGTTGGGCAGGTATTTATTGACGAGCGTTAGTTTGATGTCTGTTCGTAGTTTAATAAAGTTAGCTTCGTCAACAAAGCTGCTTTTACCGTTCATGATAGCTATCGCCTTAACGGTTGTATTCCCGGTAATGGCAATTGGCTTACTGTAAAGTGTTGAGTTTACGGTAGGGGTTGATCCATCTAACGTGTAATAAATCCCGGCATCCGGGTCGGAGCTTTTTATTTGTACGCTGATAGCTACTTTGAATGATTTGGCGGGGGCTATAATGTAAGGGTTAGCCACAATCAAGCTATCGGCGATTTTTGAAGTTGGGCGTTCCAAATCCTGTACAAAAAGTTTATTGGCCAGTTTGCCGGCAAATACTTCAAACTCGCCGCCATTGGCTATATCGTCAAAATTGAGGTATAATTTGTTATAGGTTTTCTTGGCGAGGCTCATGCCCTGTAAATAAATATTGCCTTTGCCTATGCTTGCCCCGGAGTTGAGGATGGTAAATTGCTTGCCGTTTTCTAAATTAATAACCGCTTTATCAAACTGTGGCACCCCAACCTGGAAAGCCTGCTGCCCGGGGGCAATATTGTAAATACCTAGCGAACTCATGACATACCAGGCCGACATTTGCCCGCAATCTTCATTTCCTGCAAGCCCATCGGGTTTATTGCTGTACTCTTCATGCAGAATCCTGTCTATATAAAATTGCGTTTTCTCGGGCGATGCGGTAAAGTTGTATAGGTAAGCCATGTGGTGACTTGGCTCGTTTCCGTGGGCGTATTGGCCAATAAGGCCGGCTACATCCGGGATATCGCTGCCCTTTAGCTTTGATTCTGTGGTAAACAATTCATCCAGTTTAGCTTCAAAAGCTTCCTTGCCACCCATTTTTGCCATTAGGTTTTCAACGTCCTGGGGTACCATGAACGAGTATTGCCAGGAATTGCCTTCAGTGTAATTACCATTTATCTCGGTAGGGTCGAAGGGGCTAAGCCAGCCGCCATTGCTGCGGGCCTGCATAAAGCCATTTTGGTTGTTGTAAACATTTTTCCAATACTGGGCACGTTGAATGTATTCGGCATAGTCGTGGGGTTTATCCAGCATTTTAGCCATTTGGGCTATACACCAATCGTCATAGGCATACTCCAGGGTTTTTGATACCGAAGCATCTTCCTGGTCGGATAATACCGCGCCGTTTTTACGATAAATATCCAGCCCAAACTGGTTACGATTCGCCGCGGCTTTCATAGCGGTAAATGCTTTTGCCGCATCAAAATCACGAATACCTTTTGCATAAGCATCTACAATAACAGGGATGGAGTGATTACCAATCATGCAATAGGTTTCGGTACTGGCCAGTGGCCATATAGGCAGTAACCCACCCTGGTCATACATCGCCAGGAATGATTTGATAAAATCGAGCGTCCGTTTTCTGTCGATCAGTGTAAGCAAAGGGTTTTCGGCCCGGTAGGTGTCCCACAACGAAAAAACAGTATAGTAGTTAAAGCCTTGCGCGGTATGCACTTGCTGATCCATACCACGGTATTGGCCGTCAACGTCGCTGTAAATGTTGGGTGCCAGCATGCTGTGGTATAAAGCGGTGTAAAATATGGTTTGTTTTATACCTGCATAGTTAATGGGTTTTGTCTTTTTTCCGGCAGGGGCGGGACCATAAGGGCTGTTAACATTACCTTCGTCGCTCAGTGCTGATTGTTGCGACGAGGATGGGCCGCCGCCTTCTACCTGAATTTTATTCAACTCGGTATTCCAGGTTGCTTTGGCTGCTTTCTGGACCTTTTTAAAATCGAAATCGGGTACTTCTGCATCCAGGTTTTTCAAGGCGCCTTCGGTACTTACTGCCGAAATACCGACTTTCGAAATCACCTCGCCGGGATTGTTAAACTGCAGGTACATTTTAATGTTTTTGCCCTGCGCTTTGTTTTTCCCATCCTGTAACTCGTTGTTACTGGTTATCCCGTAAGTTTTAAATGCTTTTGAGAATTTGGCATAAAAATAAACCTGTTGGTTATTGGCCCACGATTTTGATTTGCGGTACCCGCGAATTTCGTGATCGTTCACCACTTCAATCCACGAATCCAGCACCTCGTCGCGGTGTTGCAGATCTATGATGATGTTGGCCTTTTCGGCACTGGGGTAGCTATAGCGGTGTACGCCAACGCGGGTAGTAGCTGTTAATTCGACGCCGATATTGTATTTATCCAGCAAGGTTTTATAATAACCGGGCGTGGCAATCTCATTTTTCTTTTTAAAACCAGAGCGATATTCGGTGTTTTTAAACTGCGGCTCGCCGGTGGTAGGCATAAACAGCACATCGCAATAATCGGGAATGCCTGTGCCGCTTAAATGGGTGTGAGAAAAGCCATAGACAACCGTATCAGTATAATGATAGCCCGAGCAGCCATCCCAGCCTTCCAGTCGTGTATCAGGGCTTAGCTGCACCATGCCAAAAGGCATTACCGCGCCGGGGTAAGTGTGCCCATGCCCCCCGGTACCAATAAAGGGGTTAACCAGTTGGGCGTAATCTTTATCTTTCCTTTTTTGTGCCGATGAAATATGGGATAACAAAAGGATTGCAGCGATAGAAAAACTGCTTACAATGGCGCGCGACGATGGCATATTTTTAACGTGTGGTATAATAACGCAAATTAAAACTTAAAAGCATATAAACGAAAAAACGCCCGGTTTATTAGCCGGGCGTTAGTTTAGCAAGGGGTATTATGCGTTGCGTACAACGCCTATCTTTTTCAAAAGCTTACGGTTTTCGCGGCGGTGGATTAGCCGGTGAACAATAGCATATATGATAGGCAATATCAATAGTGTTAATATGGTTGAAGTTACCAGGCCACCAATAACAACTATAGCCAGGGGTTTCTGCGTTTCGGAACCTATACCCGTTGATACAGCCGCAGGCATTAACCCTATGGCTGCCATCAACGCCGTCATTACTACGGGCCTTACGCGGCTGATAACACCATCTAAAATGGCTTTATCAAGTGGCATATGTTCTTCCAGGTTCTTTTTAAATACAGATACCAGGATTACACCATTTTGGATACAAACACCAAATAAGGCGATAAATCCGATACCTGCAGAGATACTGAAGTTTGTGCCTGTTATATGCAAAGCCAGTATCCCGCCAATTAAGGCGAATGGCACGTTCATAATAACCAATGTGGCATCTTTGGCATTTCCAAATGTGATAAACAAGATGAGGAATATCACCAGCAAGCAAATAGGCACTACATGGGCCAATGTATTTGATGCACGTATCTGGTTTTCAAACTCACCTGCCCAAACATCAGTGTAGCCGTGTTCAAATGTTACTTTTGAGTGTACTTTGCCTTGTGCTTCGGCAATGGTACTACCCAAATCGCGGCCGCGTACCGAGAATTTTACGGCAATATACCGGGTGTTGTTATCCCGGTAAATAAAGGCAGGCCCGGTAATAGTTTTGATGGTGGCAATTTCTTTTATTGAAATTTTGGAGCCGTTAAGGGTAGGCACCATCAGGTTTTCTATTTTATCCTGGGTGTTGCGGTATTGTTGCTGATACCTGATCCTGATATCAAACCTGCGCTCGCCCTCATATAACTCAGTTGCTGCTTTACCTCCTATAGCCATTTCGATAACCGAGTTAGCATCTGCGGTAGATACGCCATAAAGTGCCATTTTGCGTTGGTCGAGTTCAATCCTGAACTCTGGTTGACCCAAATTGCGAAGCACGCCAAGGTCTTCAACGCCCTGTACTGTTTTTAAAATTCGCAGTACACTGTCGGCTTTTTTATCAAGTGTTTGAAAATCGGGGCCAAATATTTTTACAGCTAACGCGGCATTAACGCCAGCAACTGCTTCTTCTACGTTATCGCGAATAGGCTGCGAATAGTTGAACACGGCACCAGGGATTTTGCTCAGTTGTTTATCCATCTGGGCAATAAGTTCATCCTCGGTAATACCGCTGGGCCATTCTTTTTTGTTTTTAAGATCGACCTGGATTTGAACGTCAAAAAAGCCTTTTGGGTCGGTACCGTCATTGGTTCGGCCAACCTGCGCAAGCGTTTGCTTCACTTCGGGGAACTTATCTAATATCTGCATCATTTTTTGATTGATGCTTTCGGCTTCATTTAGCGAAACGCTCATTGGTAATTCAGCCTCAACCCATAATGCGCCCTCGTTCAGATCGGGCAAAAATTCCGATCCTAAGAACTTTGCCGAAAAGAAGGTGACAGCCATAAAGGCAACCGCAACTATCAAACTCAGTTTTTGATTTTTATAGGTAAAGTTGAACATTCGGCGTATGCCATTCTCGAAAAAGAGAACAACCGGATTATGTTTTTCCTTTACGTTTTTTTGTAACAGGATGCTGGACAGGGCAGGTACCAGGGTTAGTGTGAATATTAATGCTCCAAGTAATGCGAAACCCAAGGTATAGGCCAAAGGCGAGAACATTTTACCCTCAACCTTCTGGAATGCAAAAATCGGGATTAAACAGGTGATGATTATCAACTTGGAGAAGAAGATGGCTTTACCCATTTCGGCACCTACATTTTTAAACAAACCCAGCTTGGCAAGGCCGTTAAACTTTTGCATGCCTACTTCTTTAGCCTTATGATCAAGGGCAACAAAAATCCCCTCAACCATTACAACCGCCCCGTCTATAATTATACCAAAATCTACAGCACCCATTGATAGCAGGTTGGCGCTCATTCCTTTTATGCGCATACATACAAAGGCAAACAACAGGGATAGCGGGATGATAATAGCAACAGTAAGGGTTGTACGCCAGTCGGCCATAAACAGGAACACAATAACGGTTACCAGGATAATGCCCTCGCACAGGTTATGGATAACTGTTTCGGTACAAAAATCCATCAGGTTTGTGCGGTCGTAAAAGGTATCAATCTTTACGTCCTTGGGCAGGATGTTTTCATTCAGGTCTTTTACTTTGTCACGGATACGATTCAGAACCTCGGCGGGATTCTCGCCTTTGCGCATTACAATAATACCTTCAAGCACATCTTTTTGCTTATCTCGGCTCACCTGGCCTAAACGGGGTAGGCCGGCCTCTTTTACATCGGCAATATCTTTTGCCAATATAGGTACGTTGTTTACATTTTTAATGATGATATTCTGGATTTCATCAATATTATTGATAACCCCAATACCGCGCACTACATAAGCCTGGTCATTTTTTTCAATCACATCGCCACCCACATTGATGTTACTACGGTTTATGGCAGTATAAACATCCAGCGACGTAAGCCCGTACTTTTGCAACAGGGCAGGGTTAACAGCAACTTCGTAAGTTTTTTCCTCGCCGCCAAAGCTATTTACATCGGCAACGCCGGGCACAGATTTAAACTGGCGATCAAGTACCCAATCCTGTATAGCGGTAAGCTCGTGAATTGATTTGGTGCGGCTTTTAAGCGTATAACGATAAATTTCGCCGGTAGGGCCGTAGGGTGGTTCAACTTCTGGTTTTACACCATCTGGCAAATCGGCATTGCCCAGGCGACTTAGCACCTGCTGGCGGGCAAAAGCATCATCCACATCATCGTCAAAAATTATACGCACGTACGATAAGCCAAAGGCCGACGTTGTACGCAGGTTAGCCTTTTTTTGTACTGAGTTTAAAACGGTCTCCATCGGGATGGTGATCATTTTTTCAACTTCCTCGGCGCTACGGCCCGGCCATTGGGCAATAATGATGATTTGGGTATTAGTTACATCAGGAAACGTCTCGATGGGCGTATTCATGTAGCTCCACACACCGAGCACAACCAAAACCAGTGTCATAAAAAACACAAAGTAGCGGTGCCTGAGTGAGAAGTAAATTATATTTTTAATGAATTTATTCATCTTTTAAAGTATCAAGTAGTTAGTATCAAGTAGCAAGATTTTATGGTGGTATCAGGTGGTTGGTATTAGGTAACAATTAACTGGCTGGCTCCGGTCTTGATACTTGATACTAACTACTTGATACTTCTTAAAATCAATCCCCCGCTAATGCATCGTATAAAAGCAGGCCGTTTTTGGAGATCACTTTGTCGCCGGCGTTTAGGCCCGATGCGATGTAGGTGATATCGTCAACTGTTTTGATAACGCTTACCTCGCGTACCTTTAAATCGCATTTGCTGTTGTAAACCACCACAAAGTTTTTGCTGCTATCGAAAATCACTGCTTTGGCAGGGATTGATACCGATGTTGCAGCATCGTTATTGGTAATTACTACATTGGTAAACATTTCGGGTTTTAGCATCATGTCGGTGTTGGGTAATACTACCTTAATTTTCAATACTTTATTATCAGGGTCAAGTACCGAACTAATAGCATCAATTTTGCCTTCGAAAACTTTACCCGGATAGGCCAGCGTAGTTACTTTGGCGCTGTACCCGGTTTTAACCTTACTGATGTCAGATTCAAATACGTTGGCCCAAATCCATACATCTTTCATGTTCGATATGGTAAACATGCTGCCATTGTTATCCTGGCGGATAAAGCTGCCGGTAGTGACATTTTTTTCGACGATATAACCGCTTTCCGGCGCCTTGATAATCAACGTGCCGCCCGGGTTGGTATTACCACCACCATTAATAGCAATTTGCTGCTGAATTTTATGATTGGCTGCTTCGGCTTTGTTATAGTTTTCTTTGGCTTCGGTGTAATCACGCTCACTCGAGATACCATTTTTGTACAGGTACTCGGCCTGCTCTAACTGGCGTTTTGATATAGCCAGGTCTGATTTTGTGGCGGTTAAGTCGGTATAATTACCGGCAACATCGGCGCTACGCATAATGGCCAGGGTTTGACCTTTGGTTACTTTATCGCCAAGGGAAACTTTAACATCCAGTATTTGCCCGCTTGAAAAAGGAAAAACTTTTACAACGTTATTTTCATCATTTGAAACCTCGCCCGACAGGGTAAGTTCATTTTTTATTGCAGTAGTTTTAGCAGTATCAATGGTTATAATTTTTGCCATCGAATCGCTTACGCAAACCTGCTTATTTTCGGCTACGGGTTGCGGCTTGCCCTTGCAGGCGGCAAGCAATAGTAAAGCGGAGATGCCGGATAACAGCGTTTCTCTTTTCATCATTATATATGTTTTATAAGGTGTTTTACGATTTAATTATAGTAGTGCCGGTAGCAAAGTTCAGGTCGGCAATGGCTTTTTGCAGGTTGTATTGCTGTTGTAGTATTTTAAGCTTGGTATCTTTATAGGTATCAAAAAAATCGACAAATTCAATCAGGCTGATTTGCCGTTGCTGGAAGCTTTTGAGCATGCTGTTAAACAGTTTATCGTATTGCTCATTAAACTCCAGTTGTTGGGTCGAGAATAATTGCTGGTTTAATTTATACTGATTTACAGCCGCTACCACATCGTTTTTAAGCTGAAGTTCATTTTGTTTTACAGTTGCTTCCTGGCTTTGAATATTGTATTTGGCCGATTTAATGTTGCCCTGGTTACGGTTAAAAAAGGGCAGGGGCAAACCAATTTGCAGGCCATAGTAATTGCGGGCATAACTGCTGTTTTGGTCATAAGCAGCGCCGATAGTAACATCGGGCACGGCCAAAGCTTTTTGATACGCCAGGTTATGTGTGGCCGAGCTTAACTGGTATTGGTTTGATAGGTAATCGGGTCTGTTTGTTTTAGCCTGCTCAATCAGATTTGGGATATCCAGGGTTACGGTTTCAGCAGGTTTATCGCTTATTACCGGGTATACAAAGGCCGTTTCATTGGTTTGCAGCAAGGTTTTTAATTCAGTTTGCAGGTCATTTACCTGGCGGTGATTTTCTACCATATCATTCTGCAGACCAAAAAGCAATGCTTTAAGGCGGATCAGATCTTTCATGGAAGTATTACCGGCATCAAATGATTTCTGGATGGCCGCAACCAGGTTCTGGGCCGAACTGATCTCATTCTGATAAACTTTTTCCTGGGCATTCAGTGTAGCCAGCTGACTAAAATCCAGCTGAAGATTGTAGCGCAGGTTGCGCATCAAGTCGGCAAAGGCTGCTTCCTGAACTTTGGCATCATCTTCGGCTACTTTTACCTGTTTGCCGCGTTTGCCCGCAGTGGCAAATACCTGGTTTAGCTGCACAAATACCTGGCCGCTGTTATTGCCGTGGTAAAAGAATTTTTTGCTGCCGCCATCCCAGATATTTTGGTCGGTGCTTAGTACGGGGTTGTCCCAAAGTTTGGCTTGCTGTATCAGCGCTTTTGAAGCCTCAATATTATACTTCTGAGCCAGTAAGGCCAGGTTGTTTTCCAAAAACTGTTTTTCGGCATCCTGGAAGTTAATTTTGAGTGTGTCGGTTTGGGCGGCGGCCCGGTTTGTATTACAGCAAAAAAATACAATTAATAAAAATAGCAGGGTTTTTATCTTACACATAGTCCTCTTTCAATTCAACGGGGCAAAAATTCATAATGGTTATGAATTTTCTATGAAGAGGGTTGTCGGGTGAAAATTATATATGCGAACATCACCACAGGGTGTTCGCTTTTGCAGGGTTATCCGTTCGGATTGGAAGACGCGAACACTTAAGTTGTTATAAATCAGGTTTTTAAATGTTTGGATATTTTGACTATAGCTTTGAGTGTATTTTTATGTGCGCTGATTATCAGTTGGTTATTATTTTCGGGGCGTTCGGGTCACAGGGAAACCCGCCCCCCCATTTAAAAAACAGGACACAGCACAACTACCCCACAAAAAAGATGTCAAAAAACATGAAGTTTTTCACAAAAAAAGTGTAGCAATAGTCAACAAATACACAAAAATATTACAGAAAATGCAAATTTTTAAAACCAAACAATCTTAATTCAACTTTCACCAATGACCAATGACCAATGACCAATGACCAATGACCAATGACCAATGACCAATGACCAATGACCAATGACCAATGACCAATGACCAATGACCAATGACCAATCGCCTAAAGGTTTATTTCAAATTCATCCGCGTCTTTCAAAAACGGTAAGGCACGGCGGGCTTTCTTTATCTCATCGGCAATGATAGAAAAGGTGTATACATCGTCCTCATCGCGTTTGTAATAAACCACGTTGCCATTGGGATCAATACAGGTTGAATCGCCCGAGTGGTAAACCTCGTTGCCATCGTGGCCTACCCGGTTTACGCCAATTACATAAGCCTGGTTTTCAACAGCGCGGGCGGGTAATAAAGTGCGCCAGTGCAGGGCACGGCGTTCGGGCCAGTTGGCTACAACTATCAATAAATCGTAAGGGTTATCGGCAAGGTTGCGCAGCCATACCGGGAAACGCAGATCGTAGCAAATCATGGGGCATATTTTCCAGCCGTTCAGCTCCACCATGATTTTTTTGTTGCCGGCGGTGTAGGTGTTATGTTCTTTGCCCAAAGCAAACAGGTGGCGTTTATCATAATACTCATAAGTGCCATCGGTGCGCATCCAAATGAGGCGGTTGTAGTAATGGTCGTTTTCTTTGATAATAATACTGCCTGTAACCACGCAATCGTGTTGTTTGGCAGTTTGGTGCATCCATTGCATGGTTTTACCTTCCATTGGTTCGGCAAGTGCAGCGGCATTCATGGTAAAGCCGGTGCTAAACATTTCGGGCAGGATAATAAGGTCTGTTTTTTCCCTTATTCCGCCAGATAAGCGTAAAGTGATATTTTGTAAATTTTTATCAGTATTTTCCCAAAAAAGGTAGCCTTGAAAAACGGTAATTTTAAGATTATCCATAAGCGGTGTTTAGTCGATAGACCATAGTCGATGGCCTATAGTTTTTAAAGTTAATGGATGATAGCTAATTATTTAACCAGATTGTTCAATTCTGTGCTTCAACCATGGACTATCGACCATGGTCTATTAACTCAAAATTAAACTTTCAATAACCTATCAACGGCTTTATCCAAAGTTTCTTGCCTTTTGGCGAAACAAAACCTTAACACATGGTGGTCAATACCCTTGCTATAAAAGGCCGAAACCGGTATCGCCGCCACGCCAAATTCCTTAGTTAAACGCAGTACAAAATCGGCATCTTTTTCGTCGGTTATATTGCTGTAACGTACTGATTGAAAGTATGATCCATGGCAGGGCAGCAATTCAAACCGGGTTTGTTCCAGCCCCTGGCGAAAGTAGTCACGTTTCTGCTGAAAAAACTCCGGCAAACCCGTATAAGTTTCTTCATTTTTTAGATGCTCGGCAATAGCATATTGTATGGGGGTATTAACCGCGAAAACCAAAAACTGGTGAATTTTCCTGAATTCATGCATCAGGTAGGCCGGCGCCATACAGTAACCCACCTTCCAGCCGGTAGCATGAAAAGGCTTGCCAAATGATGCCACTATGAAGCTTCGCTGTTGTAAATCCGGGTAGCGCGCCATACTGTGATGCGTTTGGCCATCATATATCAGGTGCTCGTAAACCTCATCGCTTAGTATTAAAATATCCTGGTTTTTAACCAATGCGCTCAACTCGTCAATATCCTCCTTGTGCAAAATAGTAGCAGTAGGGTTATGCGGCGAATTAAGGATAATCATTTTGGTTTTGTGGTTGATAAGCCGTTTTACCATATCCCAGGCAATGCGGTAGTTTGGCGGCTCAAGCGGTAACGATTTTACCACACCGCCCATCAGCTTTATGGCAGGGGCATAGCAATCAAATGCGGGCTCAAAAATAATAACCTCGTCATTGGGGTGTATAACCGCGCTAATGGCTGTAAATATAGCCTGCGTGCCGCCCGCAGTAATGGTTATTTCGGTTTCGGGATTATAAACGGCACCGTAAAGCCTCTCGGTTTTTTCGGCAATACGCTCCCTTAAACTCATTACGCCGGCCATAGGGGCATATTGGTTATGGCCATCAGTCATCGCCTTGTTAACCAGTTCGATCAGGTCGGCCGAGCAGTTATAATCCGGAAATCCCTGCGACAAGTTTATAGCACTAACCTCATTGGCCAGGGCCGACATCACCGTAAATATGGTAGTACCCGTTTGGGGTAATTTTGAAACTACAGAAATCATCTAAGGGCTAAAGTAAGTAAAAAAGCACGAACCGGTAAACGTATTAATACGTATTTTTAGTTTTTTGAAAGTATTTACCGTTGTAAGAAAAATAATAGCGCTGCTGTAAAACAGTAAGTATGCGGTATCTTAAGCTATAATAATTCAGGTCCTTTGAAGCTGATTTGCTTCGGTTTGGCAATAATTGGGGATGCTTCTTTTGCGTAAATCGGAGGCGCCGCACCTACAAACATTAACACAACCCTTATCTCCCAATATCACGATCAAAATTTTCCGGTGGGCGCGGCTGTCACCCTTTTACGTATAACTGCAAATAAATTGCGTTTAGCTAAGGGGTGCCACATCGATAATGACGGCTCATCTTCCAGTTTGGTTTCATGATGCAACAAAATCAAATGGATTTGCAACAAACGCGAAAGAATTTTTCAGCCCGTTTCTGTCTCTTTGATTCCCTATAAGGCTTTGTTATTAAACAACTACCTATTACCTATGAAAAAAAATTATAAGTCCGCAACTTACCGCTTTGCTATTTACGCTTTAAAATTTACCAAATTAGTTGCAGTTGCCGGCATGCTGCTTTTTACCGGTTGCAGCAAAGATTCGCCCCCGGCTACTAAAACAGATACTGGAACAGGCACAGGAACAGGCACAGGTACAGGTACAGGTACAGGTACTGGTTCAGGAACGACGGTTGACACCCTTACTGCCAGCAAAATTGCGGTATCTGCTTTAGATGATGAAGTAAATGCTTTTATGACTACTTATAACGTGCCGGCAGTATCTGTAGCCATCACCAAAGGAGAAAAATTGGTTTACCTGAAAGCGTATGGTATAACCGATAAATCTAAGGGTACCAAAGCGGCAATAACCGATCGTTACCGGTTAGCCAGCCTTTCAAAGCAGTTTACTTCGGTTGCTATAATGAAATTGCTTGATCAGGGTAAAATAAAGCTGAACGACAAAGTATTTGGCGATGGGGCGCTTTTAGGTAAAACCTATGGCACTAAGGCCTACGGCGCACATATTACCGATATTACTGTTGATGAACTGCTGCACCATACATCCGGAGGCTGGGGTAACGAAGTGAACGACCCGATGTTCAGTAATCAGGCAATGACAGCGGCACAACTCATCACCTGGACTTTAGATAACCGCCCGCTTGACCATGTACCAGGCACAAACTACGATTACTCGAATTTTGGTTACTGTATATTAGGACGAGTTATAGAAAAAATAACCGGACAGACGTATGAACAAGCTGTGAAAACATTGGTATTAACACCTATCGGAATTACCGATATGACTATTGGCGGTAACACATTTGCCCAAAAACTTCCAAAAGAAGTTACTTACTATGGCCAGTATGGCGAAGATCCTTATGCAATGAATGTGAGCCGGATGGACTCGCACGGAGGGTGGATTGCTACAGCTGCCGATCTGGCCAGGCTCCTGGTTTACATCGATAAATTTCCGGTACGTCCGGATATCCTTACACCGTCAACCTTAAATATTATGTATACCGGCTCAGCAGCCAATGCAGCCTATGGTTGCGGCTGGGCTATTGCCGGCAATAACTACTTCCACCAGGGAAGTTTACCCGGCACAGCCACCGAACAGGGCCGGCTTGATAACGGGTTTAACTTTGTTATTTTGACCAATACGCGAAGTTTGAAAGTCAATTTTGACAATGACTTAGACCAGATATTCTGGAGGGCTTACGCCAAAAATCCAACCTGGGCTACTGACGACTTGTTCATTAAATAAACCAAACTTCCACCATCATGAAACGTAACACCTTCCTCCAAATGATATCCGTAACGGGCGCCATTTTAGCCAGCCCCA
The genomic region above belongs to Mucilaginibacter sp. KACC 22773 and contains:
- a CDS encoding amidohydrolase; translation: MDNLKITVFQGYLFWENTDKNLQNITLRLSGGIREKTDLIILPEMFSTGFTMNAAALAEPMEGKTMQWMHQTAKQHDCVVTGSIIIKENDHYYNRLIWMRTDGTYEYYDKRHLFALGKEHNTYTAGNKKIMVELNGWKICPMICYDLRFPVWLRNLADNPYDLLIVVANWPERRALHWRTLLPARAVENQAYVIGVNRVGHDGNEVYHSGDSTCIDPNGNVVYYKRDEDDVYTFSIIADEIKKARRALPFLKDADEFEINL
- a CDS encoding methionine aminotransferase, with the translated sequence MISVVSKLPQTGTTIFTVMSALANEVSAINLSQGFPDYNCSADLIELVNKAMTDGHNQYAPMAGVMSLRERIAEKTERLYGAVYNPETEITITAGGTQAIFTAISAVIHPNDEVIIFEPAFDCYAPAIKLMGGVVKSLPLEPPNYRIAWDMVKRLINHKTKMIILNSPHNPTATILHKEDIDELSALVKNQDILILSDEVYEHLIYDGQTHHSMARYPDLQQRSFIVASFGKPFHATGWKVGYCMAPAYLMHEFRKIHQFLVFAVNTPIQYAIAEHLKNEETYTGLPEFFQQKRDYFRQGLEQTRFELLPCHGSYFQSVRYSNITDEKDADFVLRLTKEFGVAAIPVSAFYSKGIDHHVLRFCFAKRQETLDKAVDRLLKV
- a CDS encoding TolC family protein; this translates as MCKIKTLLFLLIVFFCCNTNRAAAQTDTLKINFQDAEKQFLENNLALLAQKYNIEASKALIQQAKLWDNPVLSTDQNIWDGGSKKFFYHGNNSGQVFVQLNQVFATAGKRGKQVKVAEDDAKVQEAAFADLMRNLRYNLQLDFSQLATLNAQEKVYQNEISSAQNLVAAIQKSFDAGNTSMKDLIRLKALLFGLQNDMVENHRQVNDLQTELKTLLQTNETAFVYPVISDKPAETVTLDIPNLIEQAKTNRPDYLSNQYQLSSATHNLAYQKALAVPDVTIGAAYDQNSSYARNYYGLQIGLPLPFFNRNQGNIKSAKYNIQSQEATVKQNELQLKNDVVAAVNQYKLNQQLFSTQQLEFNEQYDKLFNSMLKSFQQRQISLIEFVDFFDTYKDTKLKILQQQYNLQKAIADLNFATGTTIIKS
- a CDS encoding serine hydrolase domain-containing protein, with protein sequence MKKNYKSATYRFAIYALKFTKLVAVAGMLLFTGCSKDSPPATKTDTGTGTGTGTGTGTGTGTGSGTTVDTLTASKIAVSALDDEVNAFMTTYNVPAVSVAITKGEKLVYLKAYGITDKSKGTKAAITDRYRLASLSKQFTSVAIMKLLDQGKIKLNDKVFGDGALLGKTYGTKAYGAHITDITVDELLHHTSGGWGNEVNDPMFSNQAMTAAQLITWTLDNRPLDHVPGTNYDYSNFGYCILGRVIEKITGQTYEQAVKTLVLTPIGITDMTIGGNTFAQKLPKEVTYYGQYGEDPYAMNVSRMDSHGGWIATAADLARLLVYIDKFPVRPDILTPSTLNIMYTGSAANAAYGCGWAIAGNNYFHQGSLPGTATEQGRLDNGFNFVILTNTRSLKVNFDNDLDQIFWRAYAKNPTWATDDLFIK
- a CDS encoding efflux RND transporter periplasmic adaptor subunit, translating into MMKRETLLSGISALLLLAACKGKPQPVAENKQVCVSDSMAKIITIDTAKTTAIKNELTLSGEVSNDENNVVKVFPFSSGQILDVKVSLGDKVTKGQTLAIMRSADVAGNYTDLTATKSDLAISKRQLEQAEYLYKNGISSERDYTEAKENYNKAEAANHKIQQQIAINGGGNTNPGGTLIIKAPESGYIVEKNVTTGSFIRQDNNGSMFTISNMKDVWIWANVFESDISKVKTGYSAKVTTLAYPGKVFEGKIDAISSVLDPDNKVLKIKVVLPNTDMMLKPEMFTNVVITNNDAATSVSIPAKAVIFDSSKNFVVVYNSKCDLKVREVSVIKTVDDITYIASGLNAGDKVISKNGLLLYDALAGD